Proteins encoded in a region of the Anoxybacillus amylolyticus genome:
- a CDS encoding ABC transporter permease, protein MISILSTKFRLFLRNPWMVIIMSIVCIVMASVIGASSEKRIKVPVASTLASHETNELLHSLNKSPSFRFELMEESKMRTLVEEGKVEAGLELSNHDFTLIITSQTGNTFFLRQYVQKVYSEKEQANAIATHAHIPVEQAANIVNEAKEHPAFTVKTMNFRGKHAVMVDPQMQPIFGFSLFFVIYTVAFQVLQLLKEKREGVWNRMILSRLKKWEIYTGNLLYSFMIGYLQVVLIFSVFRFGLGIRFHGQFAELLILLVPYVFSIVAFSILLVGLVKNEQQFQALISLLAVSMAMIGGAYWPLEIVSSNALLALSKIVPLTYGMELLKGAAVYGRSITELLYPMSILFFMGVVFTGIGINLVERKNG, encoded by the coding sequence GTGATTAGCATTTTATCCACGAAATTCCGACTATTTTTAAGAAACCCTTGGATGGTCATTATTATGTCGATCGTTTGCATTGTGATGGCATCCGTTATTGGTGCTTCTAGTGAAAAGAGAATAAAAGTACCGGTTGCTAGCACCCTTGCTTCGCACGAAACAAACGAACTCCTTCATTCGCTGAACAAGTCGCCATCGTTCCGCTTCGAACTAATGGAAGAAAGCAAAATGCGTACGCTCGTTGAAGAAGGAAAAGTAGAAGCAGGACTCGAGCTTTCCAACCATGATTTTACGTTGATCATCACCTCGCAAACAGGAAATACGTTTTTTCTACGGCAGTATGTCCAAAAAGTATATAGCGAAAAAGAGCAAGCAAATGCCATTGCTACACACGCACACATTCCAGTCGAACAGGCTGCCAATATCGTAAATGAAGCAAAAGAGCATCCTGCGTTCACAGTGAAAACGATGAATTTCCGCGGAAAGCATGCAGTGATGGTCGATCCACAAATGCAGCCAATTTTCGGATTTTCCCTCTTTTTCGTTATTTATACTGTGGCATTTCAAGTGCTGCAACTATTGAAAGAAAAACGCGAAGGGGTGTGGAACCGAATGATTCTTTCGCGTCTCAAAAAATGGGAAATATACACGGGGAATCTGCTGTATAGTTTTATGATTGGCTACCTTCAAGTCGTACTCATTTTCTCCGTATTTCGTTTTGGGCTAGGCATTCGTTTCCACGGGCAATTTGCCGAATTGCTCATCTTGTTAGTGCCATACGTATTTTCAATCGTCGCCTTTTCGATTTTGCTTGTCGGACTCGTGAAAAATGAGCAACAGTTTCAAGCGCTTATTTCTTTACTTGCCGTCAGCATGGCGATGATTGGGGGGGCGTATTGGCCTTTAGAAATTGTTTCTTCTAACGCTTTATTAGCACTATCAAAAATCGTTCCATTGACGTACGGCATGGAACTACTCAAAGGGGCTGCTGTCTATGGTCGTTCCATTACGGAATTGCTGTACCCGATGAGCATCTTATTTTTCATGGGCGTCGTATTCACCGGAATTGGTATTAACCTTGTGGAACGAAAAAACGGCTAA
- a CDS encoding RNA-guided endonuclease TnpB family protein — MVNKSYKFRLYPTKEQEQLLAKTFGCVRFVYNKMLEERIQIYEKFKDDKEALKKQTFPTPAKYKKEFPWLKEVDSLALANAQLNLQKAFQNFFSGRAGFPKFKNRKAKQSYTTNVVNGNIQLSDGYIKLPKLKWVKFKQHREIPAHHIIKACTITKTKTGKYYVSILTEYEHQPVPKEIQTVVGLDFSMNTLYVDSEGKRANYPRFYRQALEKLAKEQRILSRRKKGSNRWHKQRLKVAKLHEKIANQRKDFLHKKSYELAKQYDCVVIENLNMKGMSQVLNFGKSVHDNGWGMFTTFLQYKLEEQGKKLIKIDKWFPSSKTCSCCGQVKESLSLSERTFRCECGFESDRDVNAAINIKHEGMKRLAIA, encoded by the coding sequence ATGGTAAACAAATCATATAAATTCCGTCTGTACCCAACAAAAGAACAAGAACAGCTGCTTGCCAAAACCTTCGGTTGTGTCCGTTTCGTTTATAACAAAATGCTTGAAGAACGCATACAAATTTATGAAAAGTTCAAAGACGACAAAGAAGCTTTGAAAAAACAAACATTTCCGACCCCTGCCAAGTACAAAAAGGAGTTTCCTTGGCTTAAAGAAGTGGATAGCCTTGCGCTGGCAAACGCCCAATTGAATTTGCAGAAAGCGTTTCAAAATTTCTTTTCGGGTCGTGCTGGATTTCCAAAGTTCAAAAACCGCAAGGCGAAACAGTCGTACACCACAAATGTGGTCAATGGCAATATTCAACTTTCAGATGGCTATATCAAGTTACCCAAACTGAAATGGGTCAAGTTCAAGCAACATCGGGAGATTCCTGCCCACCATATCATCAAGGCTTGTACGATCACGAAAACAAAAACAGGAAAATACTATGTTTCTATTCTTACAGAGTACGAACATCAACCTGTACCAAAAGAAATACAAACGGTTGTTGGGCTTGATTTTTCCATGAATACGCTGTATGTCGATAGCGAGGGTAAGAGAGCCAATTATCCTCGTTTCTATCGGCAAGCATTGGAAAAATTAGCGAAAGAACAACGGATATTATCACGCCGAAAGAAGGGTTCTAATCGTTGGCACAAACAGCGTTTGAAAGTAGCGAAGCTACATGAGAAAATAGCGAACCAACGAAAAGACTTTCTACACAAAAAATCATACGAATTAGCGAAACAGTATGATTGCGTGGTCATCGAAAACCTCAACATGAAAGGGATGTCGCAAGTCCTGAATTTCGGCAAGAGCGTTCATGACAACGGCTGGGGGATGTTCACGACATTTCTCCAATACAAGTTAGAGGAGCAAGGGAAAAAGCTTATCAAAATAGATAAGTGGTTTCCGTCATCTAAAACTTGTTCATGTTGCGGTCAAGTAAAGGAATCTTTATCGCTTTCTGAGCGTACATTCCGCTGTGAATGTGGATTCGAGAGCGACAGGGACGTCAATGCGGCAATCAATATCAAACATGAGGGCATGAAACGATTAGCGATAGCCTAA
- a CDS encoding YhfC family intramembrane metalloprotease, translated as MKGEIGLFGMFIQLFLSLFVPLVLIIYGRKKGWFSWKAFGVGLLIFVLFSQVFEKVLHFLVVDPSGTSLKGTSSVWAFVAYGALAAGIFEEIGRYVGFRFMLKNNRAYGDGLSFGLGHGGMEAVLIGAFSAVNMMVISHLVQTGQFEQIASSLPSTQVEMLKTMLNQPDWMYVLGGIERTFAIANHVALSLLVLYGVKKGQFLYVIYAILIHALIDVVPALYQVKIISNVWIVETILALIAFASLVFIRRIAEKFDCFS; from the coding sequence GTGAAGGGAGAGATCGGTTTGTTTGGGATGTTTATTCAGTTGTTTCTTTCTTTGTTTGTTCCTTTAGTGCTTATCATATATGGACGAAAAAAGGGCTGGTTTTCTTGGAAAGCGTTCGGTGTTGGCTTGCTTATTTTCGTTTTATTTTCGCAAGTGTTCGAGAAAGTGCTCCATTTCCTTGTAGTCGATCCAAGCGGCACATCGTTAAAAGGAACAAGTAGCGTTTGGGCATTTGTCGCTTACGGAGCGTTAGCGGCTGGGATATTTGAAGAGATCGGGAGATATGTCGGATTTCGTTTCATGTTAAAAAACAATCGGGCATACGGGGATGGATTATCATTCGGTTTAGGACATGGAGGGATGGAAGCCGTGCTCATTGGTGCTTTTAGCGCTGTGAATATGATGGTCATTTCTCATCTCGTGCAAACAGGTCAGTTTGAGCAAATTGCTTCCTCTCTTCCCTCTACACAAGTGGAGATGCTCAAAACCATGTTAAATCAGCCTGATTGGATGTATGTATTAGGTGGCATCGAGCGAACGTTTGCGATTGCGAACCATGTTGCGCTCTCTCTTCTTGTTTTATATGGAGTGAAGAAAGGTCAATTTTTGTATGTAATATATGCGATTTTGATTCATGCGTTAATTGACGTTGTTCCTGCGTTATATCAAGTGAAAATCATTTCAAACGTTTGGATTGTAGAAACGATTCTCGCTTTGATTGCCTTCGCTTCGCTTGTCTTCATTCGACGTATAGCAGAAAAGTTCGATTGTTTTTCTTGA
- a CDS encoding SdpI family protein, whose translation MKKYWFIIILIACSYVLSFIAIPYLPHEIAIHWNAAGEADSFTNKWWGALLFPIFLTGIVVLVIFLPKLDPRKENYKKFAKVYRVFLHVFVLFLFSLHVVTLAYNMGFPVQVDVVVPIGVGVLFIVLGNYMPKIKPNYFFGIRTPWTLENEEVWQKTHRVGGKVFVIMGGLIMLTIFAESMWRFAILLIIVLIGTIYLFVQSYIFSHK comes from the coding sequence ATGAAAAAGTATTGGTTTATTATCATTCTCATTGCATGTAGCTACGTATTGAGTTTCATTGCGATTCCATATTTGCCGCACGAAATAGCGATTCATTGGAACGCTGCAGGAGAAGCAGACAGCTTTACGAACAAATGGTGGGGCGCATTATTATTTCCGATATTTTTAACAGGAATTGTCGTTCTCGTTATCTTCTTGCCGAAGCTTGATCCACGAAAAGAAAACTATAAAAAATTCGCAAAAGTATATCGCGTTTTTTTGCATGTATTTGTCCTATTCTTGTTTAGTCTACATGTAGTAACACTCGCATACAATATGGGGTTTCCTGTGCAAGTCGATGTCGTTGTGCCAATTGGGGTTGGGGTGTTGTTTATTGTTCTTGGCAATTATATGCCGAAAATTAAACCGAATTACTTTTTCGGAATTCGTACCCCTTGGACATTGGAAAATGAGGAGGTTTGGCAAAAAACGCATCGTGTCGGTGGAAAAGTGTTTGTCATCATGGGGGGACTCATTATGCTCACTATATTTGCCGAAAGCATGTGGCGCTTTGCCATTCTCCTGATTATCGTATTGATCGGCACGATTTATCTGTTTGTCCAGTCGTATATATTTTCTCATAAGTGA
- a CDS encoding autorepressor SdpR family transcription factor: MSFNEAFKAIADPNRRKILSILKKGDLTAGEIADHFDMQKPSVSHHLKILKQADLVEDRRVGQHIYYSLNTTVFQDLMSWFYDILQKEGDK; the protein is encoded by the coding sequence ATGTCGTTTAATGAGGCGTTTAAAGCGATTGCCGATCCGAACCGCCGGAAAATTTTGTCGATCCTAAAAAAAGGGGACTTGACGGCAGGGGAAATTGCCGACCATTTTGATATGCAAAAGCCGAGTGTTTCCCATCATTTGAAAATATTAAAACAAGCCGATTTAGTGGAAGATCGACGTGTTGGGCAGCATATTTATTACTCATTAAACACAACGGTTTTCCAAGATTTAATGAGTTGGTTTTACGATATATTACAAAAAGAAGGTGATAAATAA
- a CDS encoding NAD-dependent deacylase, with translation MLANWLKESTSTVVFTGAGMSTESGLPDFRSAKTGLWHTKNPQQLASTYALQHNREEFIAFYQYRIRTLRECQPHIGHMILANWQKRGLVHQIVTQNVDGFHQQAGSTNVIELHGTLRTVHCLGCQQTYDAKRYLDEQFECTCGGFLRPSVVLFGESLPPDAIDQAWTAAQQADLWIVLGSSLQVSPANQLPLLAKRNGAKLIIVNMEPTELDEWADLTIHNRKIGDVLQEIDKTLR, from the coding sequence ATGCTCGCAAACTGGCTAAAAGAATCAACGTCTACGGTCGTGTTTACCGGTGCAGGAATGTCGACAGAAAGTGGGTTGCCTGATTTTCGGTCGGCAAAAACGGGGCTTTGGCATACAAAAAATCCGCAACAATTAGCAAGTACGTATGCGCTACAACATAATCGGGAAGAATTTATCGCGTTTTACCAATATCGCATTCGCACACTTCGCGAATGTCAGCCACATATTGGGCACATGATTTTAGCCAATTGGCAAAAGCGAGGGCTCGTCCACCAAATCGTCACGCAAAATGTCGATGGCTTTCACCAACAAGCAGGCAGCACAAATGTGATTGAATTGCATGGGACGTTGCGAACCGTTCATTGTTTAGGCTGTCAACAAACATACGATGCCAAACGATATTTAGACGAACAGTTTGAGTGCACATGCGGCGGCTTTTTGCGCCCTTCCGTCGTCTTATTTGGCGAATCGCTTCCACCTGATGCCATCGACCAAGCGTGGACAGCCGCACAACAAGCCGATTTATGGATCGTGCTTGGCTCTTCTTTGCAAGTATCGCCAGCTAATCAATTGCCGCTCCTTGCGAAACGAAACGGTGCAAAATTAATCATCGTTAACATGGAACCGACGGAACTAGACGAATGGGCAGATCTCACTATTCACAACCGAAAAATCGGGGATGTTTTACAAGAAATCGATAAAACATTACGTTAG
- the ahpF gene encoding alkyl hydroperoxide reductase subunit F produces the protein MILDAEIKTQLAQYLQLMENDIVLKVSAGDDKVSRDMLSLVDELATMSSKIKVEQATLDRTPSFSVNRIGEETGVVFAGVPLGHEFTSLVLALLQVSGRPPKVDQAVIEQIKNLKGTYRFETYVSLTCHNCPDVVQALNVMSVLNPNVSHTMIDGAAFKDEVEQKGVMAVPTVFLNGELFASGRMSLEEILAKLGSTPDASAFADKEPFDVLVVGGGPAGATAAIYAARKGIRTGIVAERFGGQILDTLGIENFISVKYTEGPKLAASLEEHVKHYNVDIMNLQRVQRLEKKELIEVELENGAVLKSKTVILATGARWRNLGVPGEAEFKNKGVAYCPHCDGPLFEGKHVAVIGGGNSGIEAAIDLAGIAKHVTVLEFAPELKADAVLQDRLYSLPNVTVIKNAQTKEITGTDKVDGITYIDRATGEEHHIELQGVFVQIGLVPNTEWLEGVVERNRFGEIIVDKHGATNVPGVFAAGDCTDSAYKQIIISMGSGATAALGAFDYLIRN, from the coding sequence ATGATATTGGATGCGGAAATTAAAACGCAGCTCGCCCAATATCTACAATTGATGGAAAATGACATTGTGTTAAAAGTGAGCGCGGGAGACGACAAAGTTTCCCGCGATATGCTTTCGTTAGTCGATGAACTTGCCACAATGTCCTCGAAAATCAAAGTAGAGCAAGCAACGCTTGATAGAACGCCAAGTTTTAGTGTTAATCGTATCGGAGAAGAAACAGGCGTTGTCTTTGCGGGCGTACCTTTAGGACATGAATTCACGTCGCTTGTCTTAGCGCTACTTCAAGTAAGCGGAAGGCCGCCAAAAGTCGATCAAGCGGTTATAGAGCAAATTAAAAACTTAAAAGGTACCTATCGTTTTGAAACATACGTCAGTTTGACGTGCCATAATTGCCCAGATGTCGTCCAAGCATTGAACGTCATGAGCGTTTTAAATCCGAACGTTTCGCATACGATGATTGACGGGGCAGCGTTTAAAGACGAAGTTGAACAGAAAGGCGTTATGGCGGTGCCGACCGTTTTTTTAAACGGCGAACTGTTCGCTAGTGGACGTATGTCGCTTGAGGAAATTCTCGCAAAATTGGGAAGCACACCAGACGCTTCCGCCTTTGCCGACAAAGAGCCGTTTGATGTGCTTGTTGTCGGCGGTGGACCAGCAGGGGCAACAGCTGCGATTTATGCGGCACGGAAAGGCATTCGCACTGGTATTGTTGCCGAACGCTTTGGCGGGCAAATTTTAGATACGCTAGGCATTGAAAACTTCATTAGCGTGAAATACACAGAAGGGCCGAAGCTTGCTGCAAGCCTTGAAGAGCATGTCAAACATTACAATGTTGACATTATGAACTTGCAGCGCGTCCAACGGCTAGAAAAGAAAGAATTGATTGAAGTAGAGCTTGAAAATGGTGCAGTTTTAAAAAGCAAAACGGTTATTCTCGCCACAGGTGCGCGCTGGCGCAATCTTGGTGTACCAGGAGAAGCAGAGTTTAAAAACAAGGGCGTTGCCTACTGCCCGCATTGCGACGGTCCGTTGTTTGAAGGAAAACACGTCGCGGTTATTGGCGGGGGGAACTCTGGTATTGAAGCGGCGATTGACCTTGCAGGAATTGCCAAACATGTCACCGTGCTTGAATTTGCGCCAGAATTAAAAGCGGACGCTGTGTTACAAGACCGCTTGTACAGCTTACCGAACGTAACGGTCATCAAAAATGCCCAAACGAAAGAAATTACCGGAACAGACAAAGTTGACGGCATTACGTATATTGACCGGGCAACCGGCGAAGAGCACCACATTGAATTGCAAGGCGTATTCGTGCAAATTGGTCTTGTACCAAATACTGAATGGCTCGAAGGGGTCGTGGAACGCAATCGCTTCGGTGAAATTATTGTCGACAAACACGGTGCGACAAATGTCCCAGGCGTCTTTGCGGCAGGGGACTGCACTGACAGCGCATACAAACAAATTATTATTTCGATGGGCTCAGGCGCTACCGCTGCGTTAGGAGCGTTTGACTATCTTATTCGAAATTAA
- the ahpC gene encoding alkyl hydroperoxide reductase subunit C: protein MSLIGKQVQPFKAMAYHNGNFIEVTDENFKGKWSVVCFYPADFTFVCPTELEDLQNQYATLKDLGVEVYSVSTDTHFTHKAWHDTSPAISKIEYVMIGDPSQKLSRMFEVLDEETGLAQRGTFIIDPDGVVQAVEINADGIGRDANTIVNKIKAAQYVRNNPGEVCPAKWQEGAETLKPSLDLVGKI from the coding sequence ATGTCTTTAATCGGCAAACAAGTACAACCATTTAAAGCGATGGCGTATCACAATGGTAATTTCATCGAAGTAACAGACGAAAATTTCAAAGGAAAATGGAGCGTCGTTTGCTTCTATCCAGCTGACTTTACATTCGTTTGCCCAACAGAGTTAGAAGACTTGCAAAACCAATATGCAACACTAAAAGACCTTGGAGTGGAAGTATACTCTGTTTCCACAGACACACACTTCACACATAAAGCATGGCACGATACATCGCCAGCCATCAGCAAAATCGAATACGTGATGATCGGCGATCCATCGCAAAAACTATCGCGCATGTTTGAGGTGCTTGATGAAGAAACAGGTCTTGCACAACGCGGGACGTTTATTATCGATCCAGATGGCGTCGTGCAAGCGGTAGAAATTAACGCAGACGGTATTGGCCGCGATGCAAACACAATCGTAAACAAAATTAAAGCAGCACAATACGTGCGCAACAACCCAGGAGAAGTTTGCCCAGCAAAATGGCAAGAAGGAGCAGAAACGCTTAAGCCTAGCCTTGACCTTGTAGGTAAAATTTAA
- a CDS encoding PH domain-containing protein, with amino-acid sequence MFEKKRLHPISIFSYVAKQWRDMLLPLFMAVVLKAREVSMVWNIAVPAVALFYTTLAGFFTWLRFTYQINDEELYIEQGIFIRQKSSIPFERIQGISLSIGFFQRLAGVVQVHIETAGNELGKAEAVLTAVTKEEAEQIAQQIRRAKEKGGSAEAISPISGSELSDDIAFSLRFRDVFLLSATSGGVFGALAAISAFISQLDDFISYDVLYRDMQGVIRNALDGALALVVLFLVAYALSVGRHLLRYAFFTVRNQKETIGISRGLFEKQLLTVSKKRVQGMIIKENVIQRLLGYVSVHMIHAGGSLDGGENGSIVLCPFVKKERAVSVIAACFPEYCIHQQFQPLPQRARVRYMLRPVYVLAIPISPLAYFFQPWGIGLLLLLPLASYLGYKSYRMAGWTISGEQLALRNGMFRIETMYTRKYCIQSIATSATWFQKRKQLRTLAVAVMPRMFFKVTDVDEKEAEAVYMWVR; translated from the coding sequence ATGTTTGAAAAAAAGCGGCTTCATCCCATTTCAATCTTTTCTTATGTTGCGAAACAATGGAGAGATATGTTATTGCCGCTGTTTATGGCAGTTGTGCTGAAGGCTCGTGAAGTGTCGATGGTTTGGAATATCGCCGTTCCGGCTGTTGCTCTTTTCTATACGACATTGGCCGGATTTTTTACATGGCTACGCTTCACGTATCAAATCAATGATGAAGAGCTATACATTGAACAAGGGATATTCATTCGCCAAAAAAGTTCGATTCCATTTGAACGCATTCAAGGGATTTCTCTCTCCATCGGCTTTTTTCAGCGGTTGGCCGGAGTCGTTCAAGTACACATCGAAACAGCGGGCAATGAATTAGGAAAAGCAGAGGCGGTTTTGACGGCAGTGACGAAAGAAGAGGCAGAGCAAATCGCCCAGCAAATTCGAAGAGCGAAAGAAAAGGGTGGTTCGGCTGAAGCCATTTCGCCGATTTCCGGTTCGGAACTGTCTGACGATATTGCTTTCTCCCTTCGGTTTCGCGACGTGTTTTTATTATCGGCTACAAGCGGAGGAGTGTTTGGGGCACTAGCGGCCATTTCCGCCTTTATTTCTCAGTTAGACGATTTTATTTCATACGATGTTTTATATCGCGATATGCAAGGGGTAATTCGTAATGCGCTGGACGGCGCGCTGGCGCTTGTCGTTTTATTCCTCGTCGCTTATGCTCTTTCAGTTGGACGTCATCTGCTGCGCTATGCGTTTTTTACGGTTCGAAACCAAAAAGAGACGATCGGTATTTCCAGAGGATTATTTGAAAAACAACTGCTCACGGTATCAAAAAAACGAGTACAGGGGATGATAATAAAAGAAAACGTCATTCAACGCTTGCTTGGTTATGTTTCTGTACATATGATTCATGCAGGAGGTTCGTTAGACGGTGGAGAAAATGGGAGTATCGTTCTTTGTCCGTTTGTGAAAAAGGAACGGGCGGTTTCAGTTATTGCCGCTTGCTTTCCGGAGTACTGCATTCACCAGCAATTTCAACCGCTACCTCAACGGGCACGTGTTCGATATATGCTTCGGCCTGTGTACGTATTGGCGATTCCGATAAGTCCGCTCGCTTATTTCTTCCAACCATGGGGGATCGGATTGCTACTTTTGTTGCCTCTTGCTAGTTATCTTGGCTATAAAAGCTATCGAATGGCAGGGTGGACGATTTCAGGAGAGCAGCTCGCTTTGCGAAACGGTATGTTTCGTATCGAAACAATGTATACACGAAAATACTGTATTCAATCGATTGCAACGTCTGCGACATGGTTTCAGAAGCGGAAGCAGCTTCGTACACTTGCTGTTGCTGTAATGCCTAGAATGTTTTTCAAAGTCACCGATGTCGATGAAAAAGAGGCCGAAGCAGTGTATATGTGGGTACGATAA
- a CDS encoding PH domain-containing protein, whose amino-acid sequence MVQLSKRISERAVSVWRIHAFLRLVIFLLGYSIVSFFIWRFDGPKWVVLLLAVLFLIHLFLSVVVWPLWRWQRWRYDVREKEMEVEYGVWTRRRTLIPMSRVQHVDFRQGPLLKKYRLASVVIFTAATVHEIPALDEQEAEKLCHVISAFVKVDDRDV is encoded by the coding sequence ATGGTGCAGCTTTCAAAGCGCATTTCTGAGCGGGCGGTATCGGTTTGGCGAATACACGCGTTCCTTCGACTCGTGATATTTCTCCTTGGATATAGCATCGTTTCTTTTTTCATTTGGAGATTTGATGGGCCAAAATGGGTCGTTTTGTTGCTTGCTGTTTTGTTCCTTATTCATTTGTTTCTATCTGTTGTGGTATGGCCGCTCTGGCGTTGGCAACGGTGGCGTTACGATGTACGCGAAAAAGAAATGGAAGTCGAATATGGGGTATGGACAAGGAGGCGTACGCTTATTCCGATGAGCCGCGTCCAACACGTCGATTTCAGGCAAGGACCGTTGTTAAAAAAGTATCGACTCGCTTCGGTCGTTATTTTTACAGCGGCAACGGTACATGAAATTCCAGCACTTGATGAGCAAGAAGCCGAGAAGTTATGCCATGTAATCTCAGCGTTTGTCAAGGTGGATGATCGCGATGTTTGA
- a CDS encoding ABC transporter ATP-binding protein — translation MSVGKRLFAYALQYKKMMIFALFMLAVSVAAELTGPFIAKKVIDQHILAIESPWYEAAKGDNAVFYQGKWYKRDRYFNQGEKKGKEVRVLQVGRHYYFVAQSVAFDGRRSVRDGFLTIRKGGEAVSYPAKKLSTNELMRFYRPEIYRIVFLLGIYMALLVVATAFQYGQRYYLQMTANRIIQKMRNDVFAHIQRLPIRYFDRLPAGKIVSRATNDTEAIRELYVTVLATFFTSLIYITGIFIALFLLDVRLAAVCLLLLPILVVWMKVYRKYASKYNHIIRSRLSDIHAMINESIQGMTVIQVFGRQKETEREFEEWNTEYFTYQNKLLCLNALLSHNLVGVLRNVAFVALIWHFGGDSLKSGVISMGVLYAFVDYLNRLFQPVTGMVNQLPNLEQALVAANRVFALLDERGDEVYEGEMPRYKGNVVFENVYFGYKEGEYVLKDITFTAKQGETVALVGHTGSGKSSMMNLLFRFYDIQQGRILIDGVDIQTMPKQWLRKHMGIVLQDPFLFTGTIASNVSLHDPTIGRDKVEQALRDIGAEQLLQNLPNGFDEPVIEKGSTLSSGQRQLISFARALAFDPAILVLDEATSNIDTETEAVIQQALDVLKQGRTTFIIAHRLSTIKNADQILVLDRGMIIERGTHDELMEKKGKYYQMYQLQQGEQTVISAG, via the coding sequence ATGAGCGTCGGAAAACGGCTATTTGCCTATGCGCTTCAATATAAAAAAATGATGATTTTCGCGCTGTTCATGCTCGCTGTTTCGGTTGCTGCTGAATTGACGGGGCCGTTTATCGCTAAAAAAGTAATTGACCAGCACATTTTAGCGATCGAGTCGCCTTGGTATGAAGCAGCGAAAGGGGACAACGCCGTTTTTTATCAAGGGAAATGGTATAAGCGCGATCGTTATTTCAACCAAGGCGAAAAGAAGGGGAAAGAAGTCCGCGTTTTGCAAGTGGGACGGCATTACTACTTTGTTGCCCAATCGGTCGCCTTTGACGGCAGACGATCCGTCCGAGACGGTTTTCTTACGATTCGCAAGGGGGGCGAAGCGGTCTCCTATCCAGCAAAAAAACTAAGCACGAACGAACTGATGCGCTTTTATCGACCAGAAATTTACCGGATCGTGTTTTTGTTAGGCATTTATATGGCACTGCTCGTTGTAGCGACTGCGTTCCAATACGGACAGCGTTATTACTTGCAGATGACCGCCAATCGTATCATCCAGAAAATGCGAAATGATGTGTTTGCGCACATTCAACGCTTGCCCATTCGTTATTTCGATCGTTTGCCTGCAGGAAAAATTGTCTCACGTGCAACGAACGACACCGAGGCGATTCGCGAGCTTTATGTTACCGTATTGGCAACATTTTTTACAAGCTTGATTTATATTACCGGCATTTTTATCGCGCTATTTCTTTTAGACGTCCGTTTGGCGGCTGTCTGCCTCCTCCTTTTGCCGATTTTAGTTGTATGGATGAAAGTGTACCGGAAATATGCCTCGAAATACAACCATATCATTCGCTCGCGCTTAAGCGACATTCATGCGATGATTAACGAATCGATTCAAGGAATGACGGTCATCCAAGTGTTCGGAAGACAAAAAGAAACAGAGCGTGAGTTCGAGGAATGGAATACCGAATATTTCACGTACCAAAATAAACTTTTGTGCCTAAATGCGCTTTTGTCGCATAACTTAGTCGGCGTGCTCCGCAACGTGGCATTTGTCGCGCTCATTTGGCACTTTGGTGGGGATTCATTAAAAAGCGGAGTCATTTCTATGGGCGTATTGTACGCATTTGTTGATTATCTCAACCGCCTGTTCCAGCCAGTGACAGGTATGGTCAACCAGCTTCCGAACTTAGAGCAGGCACTTGTCGCGGCGAATCGAGTCTTTGCGCTTCTCGATGAACGAGGTGATGAGGTGTATGAAGGAGAAATGCCACGCTATAAAGGGAATGTCGTATTTGAAAACGTGTATTTCGGCTATAAAGAAGGCGAGTACGTCTTAAAAGACATCACGTTTACTGCCAAGCAAGGCGAAACGGTGGCGCTCGTCGGCCATACCGGTTCAGGGAAAAGCTCCATGATGAACTTGCTGTTTCGTTTTTATGATATTCAGCAAGGGCGCATTTTGATTGATGGGGTCGATATTCAAACGATGCCAAAACAATGGTTGCGCAAGCATATGGGAATCGTACTGCAAGATCCATTTTTGTTCACTGGAACGATCGCTTCTAATGTCAGCTTGCACGATCCGACGATTGGTCGGGACAAAGTAGAACAAGCACTGCGCGATATCGGTGCGGAACAGTTGCTACAAAACTTGCCAAATGGTTTTGATGAACCGGTCATTGAAAAAGGGAGCACGTTATCGTCTGGACAGCGTCAGCTCATCTCATTTGCCCGCGCCTTGGCGTTTGATCCGGCCATCTTAGTGCTTGATGAAGCGACTTCCAATATCGATACGGAAACAGAAGCAGTTATTCAGCAAGCACTCGACGTGTTAAAACAAGGACGGACAACGTTTATTATCGCCCATCGGTTGTCTACCATTAAAAATGCCGATCAAATTCTTGTATTAGACCGTGGCATGATCATCGAACGTGGCACCCACGACGAATTGATGGAAAAGAAGGGAAAATATTATCAAATGTATCAGCTGCAGCAAGGGGAGCAAACAGTAATAAGCGCAGGATAA